Proteins co-encoded in one Aethina tumida isolate Nest 87 chromosome 7, icAetTumi1.1, whole genome shotgun sequence genomic window:
- the LOC109599186 gene encoding etoposide-induced protein 2.4 homolog, with protein MEVKNILYAFSKGICDSLSGMIKIFKLNKEINLRRGTSPGRNVLIRQRSTNTPVREDKNENSLLFRATKCGVLNGLLFLSSVLFFEYAIWALFSYSYASVPRILVNVVYNVPLYIICKVINIVWFQDIADEAYTHLKGRPKQIKFSTLIADSLFSVVIQTLFLVQASITNYLPIEYVGSILSMIQMCMLYALYSFEYKWCNMGWELHRRLCFIEDNWPYFIGFGLPQAVFTQLTDSWLISGGIFAVLFPFFIVSATASDPEINSSQFSLHFFAPVIQISNTIFKCGLGQSNTPAYLPPRSVPSTPSRASSRMHSRR; from the exons ATGGAGGTCAAG aatatactATATGCGTTTTCAAAAGGAATATGTGACAGCTTAAGTGGTATGATAAAAATCTTTAAGctgaataaagaaattaatttaagaaggGGAACATCACCTGGaagaaatgtattaattagacAAAGATCTACTAACACTCCAGTCCGGGAGGACAAAAATGA gAATTCTCTATTATTTAGAGCAACCAAATGTGGTGTTTTGAATGGACTGCTATTTCTTTCAAGTGTcctattttttgaatatgcaATTTGGGCATTATTTTCTTACTCATATGCATCTGTGCCCAGAATACTAGTTAATGTTGTGTATAATGTACCACTGTATATTATTTGCAAAGTAATCAACATTGTCTGGTTCCAG gATATAGCTGATGAGGCATACACACATTTGAAAGGAAgaccaaaacaaataaaattcagcACACTAATTGCTGATTCATTATTTAGTGTTGTAATCCAAACACTTTTTCTAGTTCAGGCATCCATCACAAATTATTTACCAATTGAATATGTTGGATCAATACTTTCTATGATACAAATGTGTATGTTGTATGCTTTGTActcatttgaatataaatggtGTAATATGGGATGGGAATTGCACAGGAGATTGTGCTTTATTGAAGATAACTGGCCATACTTCATTGGATTTGGTTTACCGCAGGCGGTTTTTACTCAATTGACTGATTCTTGGCTGATAAG TGGTGGAATTTTTGCTGTGctctttccattttttattgttagtgCTACAGCATCAGATCCAGAAATAAATTCAag CCAATTTTCACTTCATTTCTTTGCACCTGTGATACAAATATCAAACACAATATTCAAATGTGGCTTGGGACAAAGTAACACTCCTGCATATCTTCCTCCAAGAAGTGTTCCTTCCACTCCTAGCAGAGCTTCAAGCAGAATGCACAGTAGGaggtga
- the LOC109607075 gene encoding serine palmitoyltransferase 2, which yields MSIRMRQGVGDCVTEVINKVDISKNGIDPSKLKANKSLKNANGFTKGVGHVLGSSDEEGALQNGYLRSGAVEKNRIMRESFEPPTLITYALTQISFYILMFLGYLSQALFPPKLVKEKNRDGYPPLIDRFAAFYSRYVYRRIRDCWNYPISSVPGSQVVLKERVTKDCGWTFEFTGEKINCLNLASYNYLGFAESSGPCAEAAIESIYKYGVTTGGTRQRYGTCPLHNELEQLTAEFLGVEDAITFGMGYATNTLNLPTFITPGTLIISDEKNHASIIVGIKVRGSVVRVFKHNDVKDLEQILQESIYYGQDRKGEYKPWKKIVIIVEGVYSMEGTIVKLPEIIALKKKYKAYLYLDEAHSIGAMGKNGKGVVDYFGCDPKDIDILMGTFTKSFGSAGGYIAGSKELITFLRKKSYASEHAWAMPPALAAQIISVLKILMGRDGTNEGRRRIETLARNTRYFRMRLEQIGVIVHGNEDSPVVPILVYLYSKIAAMVRTLVKEKIATVGVGYPATPLYEGRIRICLSAGHTKEQLDYALDVIDEVADELGLKYSRKSKNLTPIDYEKIKVYD from the exons ATGTCCATAAGAATGAGGCAGGGTGTAGGTGACTGTGTGActgaagtaataaataaagtggATATCTCGAAAAATGGAATCGATCCATCGAAACTTAAGGCAAACAAA TCCCTTAAAAACGCAAATGGATTCACAAAAGGAGTGGGACATGTattg GGTTCCTCTGATGAAGAGGGTGCACTTCAGAAT ggaTATCTTCGAAGTGGCGCAGTAGAAAAGAATCGCATAATGCGCGAGTCCTTCGAACCGCCAACCTTGATAACATACGCCCTCACCCAGATTAGTTTTTACATCCTCATGTTTCTCGGCTATCTCAGTCAAGCCCTTTTCCCTCCTAAACTAGTCAAGGAAAAGAACCGCGACGGCTATCCACCTTTAATAGACAGATTCGCCGCATTTTATTCGAGATACGTGTACAGACGGATTCGGGACTGTTGGAACTATCCCATCTCTAGTGTGCCTGGTTCACAAGTGGTGCTTAAGGAGAGGGTCACCAAGGATTGCGGGTGGACATTCGA ATTCACGGGAGAAAAAATCAATTGCCTTAATCTCGCTTCGTACAATTACTTAGGCTTCGCCGAATCGTCGGGTCCATGTGCCGAAGCGGCAATCGAatcgatttataaatatggagTTACAACAGGTGGTACAAGACAAAGATATGGTACGTGTCCCTTGCACAACGAACTTGAGCAACTTACTGCTGAGTTTTTGGGTGTTGAGGACGCCATTACTTTCGGTATGGGCTACGCCACCAACACCCTCAATCTTCCCACCTTCATAACACCCGGAACCTTGATTATCAGTGATGAAAAAAATCATGCCAGCATTATTGTTGGAATTAAAGTACGAGGGAGTGTTGTTAGAGTTTTCAAACACAAtg ATGTAAAGGATTTAGAGCAAATCCTCCAGGAATCCATCTACTATGGCCAAGATCGAAAGGGGGAATACAAACCATGGAAAAAGATTGTCATAATTGTCGAGGGCGTTTACAGCATGGAAGGAACAATAGTGAAATTGCCTGAAATCATTGCCcttaaaaaaaagtacaaagcCTACTTGTACCTGGATGAAGCCCACAGCATTGGTGCAATGGGTAAAAATGGAAAAGGTGTTGTGGACTATTTTGGCTGTGATCCCAAGGATATTGACATCCTCATGGGAACCTTCACCAAGAGCTTCGGTTCTGCCGGCGGATACATCGCTGGTTCGAAG GAGTTAATCACCTTCTTAAGAAAAAAAAGCTACGCATCTGAACATGCGTGGGCGATGCCGCCAGCTTTGGCCGCACAGATCATTAGCGTTTTAAAGATTCTCATGGGACGTGATGGTACAAATGAGGGTCGTAGGAGAATAGAAACTTTGGCTCGTAATACGAGATATTTCCGTATGCGTCTTGAGCAAATAGGTGTTATCGTACACGGCAACGAAGACTCCCCAGTTGTGCCTATATTAGtctatttatattctaaaatagc TGCAATGGTGCGTACACTGGTGAAAGAGAAGATCGCTACTGTGGGTGTCGGTTATCCAGCCACTCCGTTGTATGAAGGAAGAATTAGAATCTGTCTTTCAGCAGGACACACTAAGGAACAACTTGATTACGCATTGGATGTCATTGACGAAGTGGCAGACGAACTGGGGCTCAAGTACTCTAGGAAGTCCAAGAATCTAACACCAATAGATTACGAAAAAATCAAAGTCTACGACTAA
- the LOC109599187 gene encoding transforming growth factor beta regulator 1, producing the protein MSNLYEEYLNNFRQKNADRAPSRYKKKLMYIKQLIREYVHENAALVDELEEVQTKILMRKEERKFLLRKLCEYEPQILQEVQNAAAKISGSNHVPPVENSKKTKRKHSDSHERRSSSSKPRKSVSSKGRKKIVQPIPVDNTGRPIFPIELGQLTIHSLGEVITDRSEFHCEDAIFPVGFVSTRIYGSLKDPNVKCIYTCKISDINDLPRFEIAADDGCSPIVGDTPDVCHSLLLQKINDALSLNVVSTRPRGNDFFGLTHPTVLNLIQNSPGTRKCTYYKWSKFEVSKSGDPHPEFNDAGLNYEHLQRSISFFKYKMAPDILQKPEHFA; encoded by the exons atgaGTAATTTATacgaagaatatttaaataactttagaCAGAAAAATGCAGATCGTGCTCCAAGTAGATACAAGAAAAAGTTAATGTATATAAAGCAGCTAATTCGTGAATATGTTCAT GAAAATGCAGCCTTGGTCGACGAGTTAGAGGAAGTGcagactaaaatattaatgaggaAGGAGGAGAGGAAGTTCTTATTGAGAAAACTCTGTGAATATGAACCACAAATTTTACAAGAAGTTCAAAATGCTGCTGCAAAAATCTCTGGATCAAACCATGTTCCTCCAGTAGAGAATTCTAAGAAAACCAAAAGGAAACATTCAGATTCACATG agaGGAGATCATCATCCTCAAAACCTCGCAAATCAGTTTCTTCTAAAGGccgtaaaaaaattgttcaaccAATACCAGTAGATAACACAGGAAGACCAATATTTCCGATAGAATTGGgacaattaacaattcattctTTGGGAGAAGTCATTACAGATCGTTCAGAATTTCACTGTGAAGATGCAATATTCCCTGTTGGTTTTGTGTCTACAAGAATATATGGTAGTTTGAAAGATCCTAATGTAAAATGTATCTATACTTGTAAGATATCAGATATTAATGATTTACCCAG ATTTGAAATTGCAGCAGATGATGGCTGCTCCCCAATTGTAGGAGACACTCCAGATGTGTGTCACTCTCTACTTCTACAGAAGATTAATGATGCACTTTCCTTAAATGTAGTTAGTACTAGACCAAGAGGAAACGATTTCTTTGGATTGACTCATCCCACTGTtctcaatttaattcaaaattcaccTGGAACCAGAAAATGCACTTACTACAAGTGGAGCAAATTTGAAGTATCAAAGTCTGGAGATCCACATCCCGAATTTAACGATGCTGGCTTGAATTATGAGCATCTACAAAGaagtattagtttttttaaatataagatgGCACCAGATATATTACAGAAGCCTGAACATTttgcttaa
- the LOC109607078 gene encoding trafficking protein particle complex subunit 4: MVLYGIYIVSKSGGLIFNLENNIPKIECEKTFSYPLDIKLKYKNNGIVVEFGQRDGIHVGHILYAINGIPVTGRQLDDGRDAFEVIENKNNYPLSLKFGRIKMTTNDKIFLASMFYPLFAIASQLSPEPKSSGIEVLEADTFRLHCYQTLTGVKIMIVADPHQAGIEILLRKIYEIYADYALKNPFYSLEMPIRCELFDTNLKSIIEQLEKSGIANI; the protein is encoded by the exons aTGGTCCTTTAtggtatttatattgtttctaaATCTGGTGggttaattttcaatctcGAAAACAATATTCCTAAAATAGAATGTGAAAAAACGTTTTCATATCCATTGGACATTAAATTGAAGTacaaaaataatggaattGTGGTAGAATTTGGCCAAAGGGATGGAATACACG TTGGTCACATTTTGTATGCTATTAATGGAATTCCAGTGACTGGTCGACAGTTGGATGATGGTCGAGATGCTTTTGAagtcattgaaaataaaaataattatccctTAAGCCTTAAATTTGGTAGAATTAAAATGACTacaaatgacaaaattttctTAGCCAGTATGTTTTATCCTTTGTTTGCAATAGCCAGTCAGTTAAGTCCAGAACCTAAATCATCAGGCATTGAAGTACTAGAAGCTGATACATTCCGTTTACACTGTTATCAGACCTTGACAGGCGTTAAAATTATGATAGTCGCAGATCCTCATCAGGCgggaattgaaattttactaagaaagatttatgaaatttatgcagattatgctttaaaaaatcctttttATTCTTTGGAAATGCCTATAAGGTGTGAATTGTTTGATACGAATCTAAAGAGCATTATAGAACAATTAGAAAAATCTGGGatagcaaatatttaa
- the LOC109599209 gene encoding uncharacterized protein LOC109599209, whose protein sequence is MSNISTAPLRKKIGPRFDFSPAQRADMLEAFNLFDTEGTGKIDIKNFKVAIRALGFEPKKEELKKLLAEVDKYGTGKLSFENFLHLMATKMAERDSKEEIQKAFRLIDSTGSGAITFGDLRRVAQELGEDLTNEEIQEMIDEADRDGNGDVEQDEFIKMMKKTTLVIK, encoded by the coding sequence ATGTCAAACATAAGTACTGCGCCGTTGCGCAAGAAGATCGGTCCGCGCTTCGATTTCAGCCCGGCTCAAAGGGCCGACATGCTTGAAGCCTTCAACTTATTCGACACCGAAGGCACCGGTAAAATCGACATAAAAAACTTCAAAGTCGCAATCCGTGCCCTCGGTTTCGAACCGAAAAAGGAGGAGCTGAAGAAGTTACTCGCCGAAGTGGATAAGTACGGGACTGGCAAGCTGTCGTTCGAGAACTTCCTCCATCTGATGGCTACCAAGATGGCGGAACGCGATTCGAAGGAGGAGATCCAGAAGGCGTTCAGACTGATAGACAGCACGGGCTCAGGCGCGATCACGTTCGGGGATCTGAGACGCGTTGCCCAGGAACTGGGCGAGGACCTCACCAACGAGGAGATCCAGGAGATGATCGACGAAGCCGACAGGGACGGCAACGGCGATGTCGAGCAGGACGAGTTCATCAAAATGATGAAGAAAACTACGCTAGTCATTAAATAG